CTGCTGCATCAATGCTCACAAGCCCAGATATTTTGGGGTGAAGCCCCCATCACCATCACAGCCCAGGCACTGGGGATCTGATTGGACCCAGAGCTCCCAGACAAGCCACCTCCTTGCCCGAAGATATTCCCCGCTCTGTGGGGAAGGTTTTGTCTTAGAGTCCTGCAGGATCCCCACCCTGCTGTCATCTCCAGCCCATGCTACTCAAGGGTGCAGCTCCCCACAAACATGAGATGCTTTCAGGGTGCTCCATTCCCGCTCTCCGATGCCCCTCGCCTTGCCAGGACCAGAGCACCCAGCATGCCAGTCTGGGGACAGGAGCGGGCTTGGCTGGCGCTGCCACGGCAGAAGGCCACAGGATGAGGGACAGACGGGAGAGGCGGGGACGGGAACAGTGTTCCCCCTTGTTAACAGCGCTGGACCCTGTAGCCTTTTCAAGGCTCTGAATAGGGGGTGGTACGTCTCCTCCCCTGAATTTGGGGCCGGGGGGTATTAGCGCTGGTTTAACATGTCCAGACAGGGCTGGAGGGATGAGGGGGGGCGGCACACTACCCCAGATGGGAGCATGTGGGGGGTTTCTCCTGCCACCACAtgcccttcctctccctcccgcCCACCATTCACATGGTAATGAGGACAAATTGATGGAGAGACCATCCATTGTGGTACCCTCCAGCGTGTCCCTTCTGCCGGCCACCCACCAACATCCCCATCCATCACCACCCAGCCGGGACCCTGGTGAGACCTCCCCACCCGGGACTGGCACCCTGGGAGATGGGGCTGCTTCAGGTGCCCACAAGCAgtggggcagcccccaggctgACCTGGCTCTCCTGGGGCAGAGTGACAAAAGAGGGAGGGACGTTCAGTGAAGGAAGAGCCCCCCGTAAGTCCTGTCTGTCAGCTGGACATTATTTTGTCCTCACCATCCTCGTCATGGGGCTTTATGGAGCCAGGGGAAAGTTAATGAGGATTCAGAAAGACCCCAGAATCTTATTTATGGGTGTCCACCCTTCCTctcactgccctgggcaggatCCCCCCATTTTCCCTGCTTCCACCCCAAAGCAGCCCCCTAATAGCCTGCAGCATCCTCCTAATGGGGCGAAGAACTGTTCCCCCATTCTCACCGATACCCTAAAAACCTGGGCCTGGAGATGGGCTTCCCACAGCACCATGGGGCACCCCAAAGGGCACATCCTCCCCACACGCATCCCCTGCCTTTGGCTCCCCCTGCCGTGCCAGCGACGGCAGCCTGATTGAAATTTCACTCCATAAAGCGCCTCTCGAAAGCCTGACCCCGTGGCCCCCCCGGGGACCAATTTGTCCTTCTCTGTAATAAGAACCTAATTAAATTAGCTCAGCCGCCTCGCAGAGCCCTTAAATTAGCCACGGTGAGGAGGGCTCTTGCTGACAGCTTGCTGCCGAATTGCTCCGCACTCACCATGCTGTGGGGTCCAGGGAAAGCCCTGGTGGgaccccactgccagccccccgccccaggaGACCAGGGCAGGACAGCCTGGAGATGGGGCAGGGAGTTCACAGAGAGGTGcgtgggtgggatggggatggggatgttgtgtggggtgctggctggtggTCTTGCCTTCTGCTGGCTTGGGTatggggtggaggggggacagggctggcaaggggtgaggggacacagccagcagTGACTAGTGCTAACGGCATTGGAAACCCAGTGTACAGGGTAAGGGGAACACCTTCTCCAGAAGCGCTGGGTTAGTGGGTGTTGTGGTGATGGAGATGGTGGGCAAGGGTGTCCCAGCACAACCAGGTGCTGGGGTGACAGAGACTGCGACGGAGAGGTGTCCCTGACAGTCCCATGGTGACCGTCCTTCCTACATCCTGCCCTGCTTGCCCTAGTTTCAAGGCAGCCCCAATGACAGCTTGGTCCCATATAGGCTGGGTCACTCccacagcctccagctgcccacTTCCCCCAAGTATGGGGCAGTGGGTAGGGAGAGCTTGCCCCTTACACGTGGGGGGCACCAGGGTGGCCAAATCTTGCCAGAGAAAGATTCCTAAACAAATGCAAGATGCCCTCTAGGCCTGTCTGCCCTGTTTATGATGGGCAGTAAGTGTTTCCaatccctgcctgccctccccacaCCAGAGGTCAGAGCTCCCACCTAGGAGACGATGGATTTATTGGGCTGTGTCTCCAACCAGGAAAAGTACATCcagtgaagacaaaaatataCCTGCCATTGGCTGTGCTCACACTCTCACTTCGCCCTGGACAACAATCACCATAAAaactgtgctttaaaataatctttaaataatttctgcttttgttaaaaaaaaaaatatcaccccccccaaaacagcTTTCCCCCCACCCGCTCCCGTCTTACCCTGTACGTGCCCACGCTGCCTCCCATCTATGGTACATACAAAGagcagataaataaataaagatgcgtgatgctgcaggagggacatggGTCACATTCCCCCCACAATGCCCTCACCTCTGCTAACGTGGAgccaggagaggctgagggtCTAGCTAGGATTCTGGGGGGGACGActgtggctgcagctctgaTGGGACTCCCCCCAGGTCCCGGGAGCAGATGAGCAGCAATGAGTTACCCTGAGGGTTTgcggtgctggggggggtcTGGGAGGTCAGGCCAGGGAGGGTCTGGAGCTTGGGGAACGTTTTAGCTTTGGGGTGGGAAAGGCATGTCTTTGGGCTGAGCCAGCTCAGGGCAGGATGTTGGGAAGGCAAGGGAGGGAGCACTTTCTACCCAGCAGCTTTCCTTCCCCTGGCTCTggcaggctggagctgcagccctggctctcCCCACCCTTGCTCCCACCAGTGTATGCCCATGCTTGGCTGGCACTCACATCCTCCTGCCTGCATGCCCGCCTCCATAGCCCCCCATGCCATCACAGTGTCCCCATGGGCATGCCTGGCCAGGTGGCTATGGTGCTGGCTTTGGACAGAGCTTGGGGTCCCGCTCCCCAGTCTCTTGCTCCAGCAGCACTCATGGCATCAAGCCAGGGGTCTTGTGCCAGAGCCATGTaagcccctccagccctgccactgctTGGGCACCCCAAGCATACAGGGGCTGGTTTTGGGTGCCTCCTGCACCCCCAGTCAGGGCTAAGGGTAAGGCACAGTCCCAGTACCTGGGTCACCCTCCTCCCAGTTGCCACGTCCTTGGGATGGTAATGGCATTGCCTACCCTTCcacccaggctgcccagcaaaGGGTCCTGCTTGGGTGCAGGCAGACTGGGAGCCCCGCgggagcagcctgcagctaGGGGCTCCCTTCCCGCTCCCCGTTATCTATCAGACCTCTGTCATTAGCTGATTCtgcacacgcacacgcacattacacacacacacacaaatagcAGCATGTGGATCCAGCCGGGGGCACCCCCATGTCCATGGGGGAACCCTTCGcgcctcctccctgcccccaggaacagagggtgaggagggggcGGTGGGCATGGAGGAGGCACACCGGGGAACCCCAGTGCCCCCCAACCAGGAGGTGGCTGTGCCTcgagcaggcagggctggaggcaggtCCCCATGGGCACCCAGGTTTGGGAGGGGGTGCTGGCCCCTGGTGAGCCGCCCCGcagccaccacctccaccagcagcactggctgcagctggggtgcaCCCTCAGCTCTCCATCTGGGGTACCCCCAGTGGGTGGAAGCTCTCAGGGGGCAGAAGCAGTCTGCCCAAGCGGTAAAGCAGCCCCGAGTACCAGTGCACaccgtccccctgcacccctGGCCACCCCACTAGGCTATGGTAGAGCCGGAGTGGCCAGAAGGCCAGCTGCGCCAGATGTTGCTCCTGCACTAGGGCAAAGCACGAGGCCACCACGCCATCCACCACCAACGTCCCATGGCGTGTCAGCGGGGCATAGGCTCCCACGTCCCTCCGGTCCCACACCTCTACCACCTCAGCAGGCTGCAAGCCGCCCCCCACCACTGCCACTAGCACAAAATGTCCAGGGTGCACATGGCTGGCAAAGGTGGGACGGAAGTGGGTGGCAGGCGCCGAGGCATTCTCGGCCACAAAGAGCAGGTGGGTGGGTGTCAGGACCAGGCGTCGGGGTGGCTCCCGCGTCTCGATGACATGGAAGGAGGTGAGGGTATGGGGGTCCTTGTCCAGGAAAGCCAGGAAGTCGCTGTATGTGGGCCTGCCGGTCCCATCCATTGCCAGCACCCGCTGGCCTGGGCGCAGTGCCCACAGTGGAGTCTGGGCACCATCCTCTAGCGTCGCCAGTGCCCGCCCAGGGAAGCAGCCCCCCGTCTTCGCAGCGGCTGAGTGCTCTGCATGGGGAGAGAGAGGACAGGAGGGTTACCCATCTGCCAGACCCCCAGTATCACCCTTCCACAATGCAGAGACCCTCCCAGGCTGTCCACCCAGGGGTAACCCATTCCTGGCATCACCAACGTGCATGTACCCTACACACTCCCAGCCATCAATCCAGCCTGCTTTGGTGCCTGCTCCCCCAGCCACTGTCTCACTGGGGGTGGCAGCTGGGGGCTCGAGCCTTGCACAGCAGCACCTACTCCCCACTCTGGTGCCACAGTGCTGGGACTACTCTGCAGAGCCAGGTCCCGAAAtctgcctggcaggggcagcggggcacagccacagcctcaAATGTGCAAGGCAGTGCCAGGGGGCACCCAAAGCTCCAAAGAGAGGAGGCAGAGCCTTGAGCTGGTGCAAGGCTGAGGAGCAGAGTGCCTGGTCGCATTCTGCATGCTCCCAGAATCCCTTTTCCCTGCAGTGGTGGGCTTGGGTACTCCTGGGGAGGACGCTACAAGGAACGGCACAGGGTGTAGCACCCTCCCCCAGCATCACAGCACGCCTCCACTccatgctgcagccctgctcctttcTCTCGCCTGCTCGTCCCTGCACTGATAATGCCAGCCAACCCCCTCTCTGAGCTGCAGGGAGATTTCACAGCTTGTGGCCATCATCAGGCAAAGGCCACCAGCTTCCTGGGCAGGGCTTCACTAGTGTTTGTCACAGAGTAAAGCACCCAAACTCTCTGAGGCTTTTCCCTTGGGATGGTGGCACAGTGCTCTTACTCCTCCCCAGATGAAAAGATGCAGCAAGTCACCAAGTGTATCCAGGGGCCCATCCTGGCACTTAGTAGGTGAACCCTGGCTTCCCAAGCAATGATGTTCAGCTTCCACAGCAGCCCTGGTCCCCCAAGCCCCAGCAACACCCATCTCTGTGTCTATATGATGCCCTCCCACCATTTGCCGAGGACACCTCATGTATGGtcctgctcctggccctgcaTGGTCCCAGCCTCGAGCTCCCAGCCGTTCTCTGGGCCCTCATCTAATTCCTGAGTGTCCCCACCCAGATGACACTGCCCCCCATCACTCCCCCACTTTGGTTAGAGCCAAACCCCAGCCCCCAGGCCCATGAAGAGAGGCATCCATCTCTCGGACAGAATCCTTTTATTGCTCAGATGAGGTGCAGTGCCCGCCCCATGCCTGCCCCGGAGGCAGGTCCCAAATCCTGCACCCCGTATCcccaggcaggtggcagagctgtggggaggggCTGGCAGAAGGACAAGAGGGCACCTGGCAGAAGTGGGGGGCACAGGCACTGGGCAAGGAGGGGTGCGCGGGTGCCAGGGGGGAACCCGAGGAGACGCAACACATACAACAGGCCATGTGGCCAtctatacaaaaataaaagccatttaCTAAGAGGCAGGGGCAGCCCGGCTGCCCTCTGTACATAGCTCTGTGGGGGTCTGGATATGTGCCCCACAGCCTCCACCACGCACCCTTGGGCTCCCCATGGCCTTGGGGATAAATACAGAGGACTCAGagccccagggagctgctgtgggagcaAGGGGGCTGTGGCTGGTCTCCAGAAACCCTCCAGGGCCTCAGGGCCCCAGTCTGCTTCCTGGGCCACGGCATCCCTCTTCAGTTGGTCCAGGGAAGCATCCCAGGATTCAAGAGCCTCCATCCTTCTCCAGGGGCACTGCCCCACTCCTCTGGCCAGCCCCAAGAGGTTCTGGGGTTATGGTCCTTGCTTCAGAGCCTGGCCCCACTCCTCTGGCCACCCCCTCAGGGTGCCCTGGGACATGGGAGCCCTGGTCCTTCGCCCACGCTTTGTCTCTCTTCTTCTGGGGCGCGTTGCTCCCTCTCTGCGGCGCAGTCGCCCCACCTCCATCACCGGCTGGCGTTGCGCCCGTCCTGGCATCGGCACGGGGAGCGGGTCAGCGCGGGGGGGGCAGGCTGGCGTCGGGGGGTGTCAGGCCGCTGGCCGCGGGCTAGGGCGGTAGGACAGGCAGAGTGTGGTGGGAGCCGAGCCCGGGGACAAAAGATGCGTGACAGCACCAGCCCCGGCACCGCCACGGCACGGCGTGTGACCCACGGGTGCGAGGGCATGGGCGGGCAGCGCAGCCTCTCCCTGTGCGTGTGTGCGCGTGTGCAAGGGCGCTGTGTGCCCGCACCGCTCTCCGCACGGTgccggggtgtgtgtgtatagcCGCTGAGGCCGCCGCTGTGCCCACGCAAGCCCACGCACCAGCAGAGCCCTCCCACCCTGCCGCCACACGGGTCCgcgggcggcggcagcagcgcggCCCCTTGGGCGTGCGGccgcggcgggagcgcggcggggccggtgcGGTGCGCGGGGCGCTGCTGCCCTCTGCCGCCCGGCTGCGCGGGGCCCGGCGCTGCGGCAGCCCAGGCAGGGCGGCTgctccccgggccgggggcgaCCCTTGCACCCCACGCAGTCCCGGCCCCGAGCAGGGCCTGAACGcggcccccccacccccgcactGCACCGCGAACACCCCGGCGACGATAGCAACCCTCATTCCAGTCCGgctgcctctgcccccagcaccccccagctctgctcccctccgCGCAGAGCTGATCCCAGGGCACCCTGGCGCGtgtccctgcccccagcccctgccagccagGGCCCGACAGATGCAGGAGCTCAAGAGCAGCTGGCGGTGGAGGACACGGCTGGATGGGGCTGAGCGTGAGCAGCTGGGCACTGAGGGAGAGCAAGGGCAGAGACAGGGGAGACAGATGCGACGGGCAGACTGGGGGGACAGCCATGGGGAGAAGAGGATGTGGGGCAAGAAAAGGAGGGTAGAGAGGGTAGGTCTGGATGCAAACCCGTGCAAGCTAGATGGGGAATTTGCCCCATGGCACTGCTGGCCACAGGTTGCGTGACTCACTCC
The DNA window shown above is from Falco naumanni isolate bFalNau1 chromosome 8, bFalNau1.pat, whole genome shotgun sequence and carries:
- the IHH gene encoding indian hedgehog protein — its product is MKPARLLLLLSGCALLLAPAVRGCGPGRVVGSRRRPPRKLIPLAYKQFSPNVPEKTLGASGRYEGKIARNSERFKELTPNYNPDIIFKDEENTGADRLMTQRCKDRLNSLAISVMNQWPGVKLRVTEGWDEDGHHSEESLHYEGRAVDITTSDRDRNKYGMLARLAVEAGFDWVYYESKAHIHCSVKSEHSAAAKTGGCFPGRALATLEDGAQTPLWALRPGQRVLAMDGTGRPTYSDFLAFLDKDPHTLTSFHVIETREPPRRLVLTPTHLLFVAENASAPATHFRPTFASHVHPGHFVLVAVVGGGLQPAEVVEVWDRRDVGAYAPLTRHGTLVVDGVVASCFALVQEQHLAQLAFWPLRLYHSLVGWPGVQGDGVHWYSGLLYRLGRLLLPPESFHPLGVPQMES